From the genome of Streptomyces sp. NBC_01304:
CACCCTCGGCCAGAACCGCAACATCCAGCCGCAGCCACGCTGATCACGGTGTCCTGCAACCGGACCCGCTGGCGCGACGGCCGCGTCTTGCTCTGGCTCAGCGCGGAGCGGGCCGCCGGGGGTCGGGCGGCCACAGCGGCTTCAACGAAGCGACAACCACTGCTGCAGCCGTCAGCGGGAGATCAGCCCGTGAGCGGCGGGACGTCCTCGCCCGCGGGCGGCGGTCCCGGCGCCGTGCCGTCGCCGAACGGCCGCCCGCCCAGATCCTCACGCCCGTGCGCGGTCAGCCAGCCTTCCAGGGCGGGCCCGTTCGGGATGATGCCAGCCGGATTGATGGTGCGGTGCACACCGTAGTAGTGCGCCTTGATCTGATCGAAGTCGGTGGTGTCGCCGAAACCGGGCGTCTGGAACAGGTCACGCGCGTATCCCCAAAGGGCCGGCAGCTCGGTGAGCTTGTGCCGATTGCACTTGAAGTGCCCGTGGTAGACGGCGTCGAAGCGGACGAGGGTGGAAAAGAGCCGTACGTCCGCCTCGGTGATCGTGTCGCCGACCAGATAGCGCCGGGTGGCCAGCCGGTCTTCCAGCCAGTCCATTCGCGCCCACAGTTGCTGGTACGCCTTGTCGTACGCCTCCTGCGACTGGGCGAACCCGCATTTGTACACGCCGTTGTTGAGGTCTGCGAAGACTTTGCCCGCCACGTCGTCGATCTCATCGCGCAACTTCTCGGGATACAGCTCGGGGGCGCCCGCACGCTGAAG
Proteins encoded in this window:
- a CDS encoding glutathione S-transferase family protein, whose product is MAGDGEFKRDQRYISTRITADGRDGFPVEAGRYRLVIARACPWANRAAIVRRLMGLEGVLSMGIAGPLHDERSWSFHLDPDGKDPVLGIERLQEAFFARAPGYPLGITVPAIVDVPTGKVVTNDFAQMTLDLGQEWQSLQRAGAPELYPEKLRDEIDDVAGKVFADLNNGVYKCGFAQSQEAYDKAYQQLWARMDWLEDRLATRRYLVGDTITEADVRLFSTLVRFDAVYHGHFKCNRHKLTELPALWGYARDLFQTPGFGDTTDFDQIKAHYYGVHRTINPAGIIPNGPALEGWLTAHGREDLGGRPFGDGTAPGPPPAGEDVPPLTG